Genomic window (Streptomyces sp. LX-29):
CGAGGCGAGGACGTTGCGGCTGACCGCCTGGAGGGCGGCACCGGCCATCCCGAGCGCGAGCCCGACGAGCAGTCCCGCCGTCATCCTCGGCAGCCGGGAGGCGATCACGACGGACGCGTCGGCCGGGTCGGCCCGGCCGGTGAGCGCCTTCCAGACCTCGGGGGCGCCGACGGCGGCCGTGCCCTGCGTGATGTCCACGATCGCGAGGGCGGTGACCAGCAGGACCAACGTGGCCGTCACCGCGGCCGCGCCCGTCCGGGACGTGACCGTCGGCGGACGGGTGGTGCGAGCGGATGCGGTGACGGCCATGCTGTTACTTCGTCAGCGCCTCGACGACGGAGTCGATGTACTTCCCCATCGACTCGGGGCCGCCGAACATCCAGATGCCGTCGGGCAGCCGGTGGACGTTGTCCTTCTTCACGAACGGCAGCGACTTCCACACGGAGTCCTTGGCCAGGACGCCGGTGAACGGGGTGCTGTTCTTGTCCCCGTCGTTGCCGATGTAGGCGAACCGCACGTCGCCGAGCTTGGTGAGCCCCTCGACGTCGGTGGTGCCGAGCCCGTAGTTCTTGTCGCCCTTGACCGTCCAGGCGTTCTTCAGGCCGATCTTCTCGTTGACCGCGCCGATCAGCGAGCCACTGGTGAACGGCCGGATGGAGACCTGCTTGGAGACGACGTAGCCGTCGGCGAAGGCGAACTTCGCGCCGTCGAGATCGGCGTCGGCCAGGGCCTTCTTGCCCTCGACGACCTTGGCGTCGAACTGCTTCTTGACCTTCTCGGCCTGCTCCGTGGTGCCGGTGGCCTTCGCGATGAGATCGAGGTTGGTGTTCATCCGCCCGATCTGGTCGGAGGCGTCGGCGGCGCGCAGCTCCAGGACCGGGGCGACCTTGCGGAGTTGCTTCACGGCGGCCGGCGGCAGGTCGTTGGTGACGACGACGAGGTCCGGCTTCAGGGAGGCGACGGTGTCCATGCTCGGCTCACCGCGCGTGCCGATGTCCTTCGGCTCGTTCTTCAGAGGGACCGCGGTGCCCCAGGTCTTGTAGCCCTTGACGTCGGCGACGCCCGCGGGCTCGACACCCAGCGAGATGAGGTTCTCGACGACGTTCCACTCGGTCGCGACGACCTTCTTGGCCGGCCCGTCGAGCTCCACCTTGGCGCCGTTGGCGTCGGTGAGCGTGATGCGCTCGCCGCTCTTCTTCGCGTTGTCGTCGGCGGCGGGCTCGGTCGTCCCGCAGGCGGTCAGGGTGAGCGCCACGGTGGTGGCGACCGCCGCGGTCAGAAGGATGCGTCTCATGAGGGGGTGCTGAGCCTTTCGCTTCGCGTGTGGTGTCGGCCTATCGCGCGGGTGCGCAGCCGGCCGGTCAGGGGATCGGTGTCGACTTCGATGCGGATGCCGTACGTGTCGGTCAGCCGTTGTGCCGTCAGCACGTCCTCGGGGCCGCCGTCGGCGATGACCCGTCCCGCGCTGAGCAGCACGATCCGGTCGGCGATGGCCGCGGCCTGGTCGAGGTCGTGCAGCACGGCACCGACGGCGATCCCGTGGTCGTCCGCCAGATCACGCATCAGGTCGAGCAGTTCGACCTGGTACCGCAGGTCGAGGTAGGTGGTCGGCTCGTCGAGGAGCAGCACGCCGGTCTCCTGGGCGAGGCAGCCGGCGAGCCATACGCGCTGGAGCTGTCCCCCGGAGAGGTTCTCGGCGCCCCGTTCGGCGAGCTCCGCGACACCCGTCATGGCGAGCGCGCGGTCCACCGCGGCCCGTCCGTCCGGATCCGCCTTGCCCCAGCGGCCCCGGTACGGGTAGCGGCCGAACTCGACGACGTCCCGCACGGTCAGCCCGCTGGGCGTGGGGCGCCCCTGTGTCAGCAGGGCCACGCGGCGCGAGAACTCACGAGGGGACAGGGCGAGGCCGTCCGTGTCGCCGTCGATGACGAGCGTGGCGGTCCTGGGTCGTTGCAGACGCGCGATCGTGCGCAGGAGAGTCGACTTCCCGCTGCCGTTCGGCCCCACGAGGACGGTCACATCGCCAGGCCGCAGCGTCAACGCGGCGTCGTGCACGACGTCGACGCCTTCGTACGCCACGGTGACTCCCGTGGCCGACAACTGATGGCCGTGGGGACGTCTGTCCGCGGCACCTTCTTCACCTACACGCACGGCGGAAAGGTTAGCCTAACCTCACCACACAGCAAAGAGCTCTCGATCGGCCGATCACAAGGGGAGAATCAGCCAACCTTGCCCTTCGGGTCAAAGCCTGCGCGGCCCCTGAGCCGGGCCTACCTGCTGCCCCTGCTTCACCGGCTCCACGCACTCCACTCGAGGCGTCATGGAAATAGGGTGCTCTACGAGACGACCAAGGAACCCGCGGTCAAATGCACCTCAACGGTGCGAGGAGGGTCTCCGCTTCACACCAGGGAGACCTCCTCACGGTCGCGTCTTCTGCAGCCGTCACCCCAGCCCGTGGCGGCAGGGCAGCGGGGGGCTCTGCTCCAGCGAAACCCAGTAGGCGCAACCGCGCAGGACGAGGCCTCGTCCGTGTGGATGTACTGCGCCGGATCCACGGGGACGAGGACCAGCACCAGGTAGGCGGGAACCTGGCGCCTGCCGCGCAGGCGCTTGTAGCAAGCTCTCTCCCTACCAGCCCTGCTGGTCGTTGAGCTCCATGCGTCCCCGTGCTCCGGTCGCAGGCCACTCGCCACGAGTCCATGGCCGGAGTGACACCGATCACTGTCCGGGCAGGCTGCCCGGACAGTGATCGTCGGGAAAGGGTGTGATCAGGCCATACATCGGGGATTGAGCCGGTCGTTCGGGTCAGAACACCGCCTGGACGCCGTCCTCGTCGAACGGGCGGCGGGCCTCCGCCAGCGCCACCTCGTGGACGAACCATTCCAGCACGGCCCGGATGTCGTCACCGTGGCCCGCGAAGACCTCCAGCGGGAACGAGGGGCGCAGGTCCAACTTGGCCTCCGCCAGGTCGATTCCGTCGATG
Coding sequences:
- a CDS encoding ABC transporter ATP-binding protein, which produces MRVGEEGAADRRPHGHQLSATGVTVAYEGVDVVHDAALTLRPGDVTVLVGPNGSGKSTLLRTIARLQRPRTATLVIDGDTDGLALSPREFSRRVALLTQGRPTPSGLTVRDVVEFGRYPYRGRWGKADPDGRAAVDRALAMTGVAELAERGAENLSGGQLQRVWLAGCLAQETGVLLLDEPTTYLDLRYQVELLDLMRDLADDHGIAVGAVLHDLDQAAAIADRIVLLSAGRVIADGGPEDVLTAQRLTDTYGIRIEVDTDPLTGRLRTRAIGRHHTRSERLSTPS
- a CDS encoding iron-siderophore ABC transporter substrate-binding protein, which encodes MRRILLTAAVATTVALTLTACGTTEPAADDNAKKSGERITLTDANGAKVELDGPAKKVVATEWNVVENLISLGVEPAGVADVKGYKTWGTAVPLKNEPKDIGTRGEPSMDTVASLKPDLVVVTNDLPPAAVKQLRKVAPVLELRAADASDQIGRMNTNLDLIAKATGTTEQAEKVKKQFDAKVVEGKKALADADLDGAKFAFADGYVVSKQVSIRPFTSGSLIGAVNEKIGLKNAWTVKGDKNYGLGTTDVEGLTKLGDVRFAYIGNDGDKNSTPFTGVLAKDSVWKSLPFVKKDNVHRLPDGIWMFGGPESMGKYIDSVVEALTK